The genomic DNA CAGATCCTTATAGTGGGTGAAGAAATGTTCGATCTGCTCCATCACGATGCCGGGCAGATCGTCCTTTTCACCCACGTCCGAATAATAAGGGAAAGTCTTGTTGTCGGGGACGCAGACCAGCTTTTCGTCGCCGCCGGCTTCATCTTCCAGATTCAGCACGGCGATCGGGCGGGCGCGCACGACCGATCCGGGGACGAAGGGCGAGCGCGCGATCACCAGCGCGTCGAGCGGATCGCCGTCGGGCGACAGCGTATGCGGCACGAAGCCATAGTTCGCCGGATAGCGCATCGGCGTATGCAGGATGCGGTCCACGAACAGCGCGCCCGACGCCTTGTCGAATTCATATTTCACCGGCTCGCCGCCGACCGGCACTTCGATGATGACGTTCAGGCTGTTGGGCGGATCGTCGCCGACCGGGATCAGTTCGATATTCATGGAAACGCCTTTTCCTACACGTTGCTTTGCGGGTGATTATATTCTCGGTTTCAGCAGCCGATCGAGACTGCCTTCACCCTCTCCTGTCTTTTCGAGGCGCGGATAGCGCAGCCCGGCCGAATAATCGAGGGTCAATGTGCGGTAATATTTATCCTGCTTTAGGATGATCTGGATCGGCGTCTTGGCGCTGATCGCGGCCTTCCATGCGTCGCCGGAAAATTCCTCGCCATTGACCGCCAATATTTTCGATCCCACGGCAAGGCTGGCTTTAAACGCCGCGCTGTCCCAGATGACGCCGGTAATTTCGCCGTCATTCTTGACGATCGCGCCCAGCCCAAAACTCTGGTCGACCATCTTGTTGGCAGTTTCGCTCGCCTTGGTGATGGCATTGGGGGTATCGCCATAGACCAGCTTGTAACCGCCCAGGATGAAGCCGCCCTTGGGCGTTTCGCGCGTCGGCGAATCGACATATTTCTGGAAGAATCCGGCCCAGTCATAGGGGGCGATGGCGTTCAGCGTCCCGATCACATCGTCGCGATTATAAACGACCTGTCCCCAGTCGCCCGGCCGAATGCCGAAAAAGGCCTTGGCGAAATCGTCCAGTCCCTTCTTGCCGCGCGTCGCCTTGGCGATGATCGCATCGGCCTCCAGCCAGATCATCAGCCCTTCATTATAATAATCCTCGGACCGCTGCCAGCTCGCCCAGCCCTTGGGCCGGCGGGCGGAGATGATGGGGTCATGGGTGGTGTCCTCCATCGCGCGCCACTGGCGGCCGACGGCGGTGTCCAGCTTCGCCGCGATCTGGGCATAGGCGTCCAGCGTCTCGGCCTTGGAGAACAGGCCCGACCGCGCGCCCAGCACATAGCCCCAGAATTGGGTCTGCCCTTCATAGACCCACAGCAGATTATCCTGCATCGGCACGTTGAAGTCAGGGGTCCAGAGCAAATCGGGGCGACGGAACTTGCCGTCCCAGCTATGGGTGAATTCATGCGGCAACAGGTTGCGGTCCAGCAGCGCCTCGCCCGAATCCCATTTCTTGAAATAGCCCGGTTCGACCTGATTTTCCGAACTGCGATGATGCTCCAGGCCGATGCCGCCCATCTCGTCGGTGATCGCCAGCAGGAAATCATAATGGTTGAAATGATAGGCGCCGAACAGCGCGCCCGCTTCGGCCACCAGTTTCCTATGTTTAGCGATCTGTTCCGGTTTGAAGTCCAGCTCGTCGGCATCGTCCGCCACGATGTTCAGCGTGACGTTGCTGCCCAGGTCCACCGGCTTGAAATAGCGGCCGGCGAATACCGGTGAATCCTGCAACGCCTCATAATCGATCGTCTCGTAAGCGACCTTGTCCCCTGTCCGCGTGCCGCGCAGTGCGGTCGCGGCCTGCCAGCCGGCGGGATAGGTCACGGTCGGCTGGATCGGGATCTGGCGGGTATAATAGCCCGCCGGATAGAGCGACACGCTTTCCCACTGAATGTTCAGCATCTTGGGCGTCACCACGACCCGGCCCTGATTGCCGGCGGTAGCCGACAGATACTGGAACTGCGCCACCACTTCGGTCGCGCCCTGCGGCACGTCGATCTGGAAGGCGTAGACGTTCAGCGGATCGCGCTTCCACGCGACGTTCTGACCATTGGCGGTGAAGGTCACGCCGGTCAGCTTCTCGATCTGCCCGCGCGGCGCATGGTTGCCCGGCAGCCATTGCGGCATCAGCAGCGTCAGCGGCCCGGCGGCGGCGACCGGGATCGTCTCCTTCACGCGGAAGATGCGCTGGCTGGTGTCGGTCGCGTCGACCTCCAGACGGATGGTGCCGCCGGGATAGGCTATGTCCTTTGGTGCAGGTGCGCCATTGTCGACGGGCAGCGCGGTCGGCTTTGACCGGATCACGTCCTGCGCGAACAGTGGACTGGCGATGGCGCTCGAAAGGCCCGTGGAAAGGCAAAGCGCGGCAGCAAGGCTGCGGATCATGAAGGTCTCCAGAAATTTTGCGGGGCCGGACGGCCCATATGCCCCTAGCATGGCGGTGGAGGGCCGCGCCGTCCACCCCTGATGGACGGCCGTAAAAAGCGCGTTTCCTTGGGCAGGATTTACGGTTAAAGGCGCTGCCCCATGGCAAAGATCGAAACGCCGCGTCCGGTGCGCGGGACGCAGGATATGTTGGGCGGCACGGCCGAAGCGTTTCAGGAACGCTTTGCCCATGTGGTCGCGACCTTTGACCGGGTGCGCAAACTATACGGTTTCCAGCGGGTCGAAGTGCCCGTGTTCGAATCCACCGCCGTATTCGCCCGGTCGCTGGGTGAAAGCACCGATGTCGTCTCCAAGGAGATGTACACGTTCGAGGATCGCGGCGGCGACAGCATCACCCTGCGCCCCGAATTCACCGCGGGCATCAGCCGCGCCTATATCACCGAAGGCTGGCAGCAATATGCGCCGCTGAAGGTCGCGACCCACGGCCCGCTGTTCCGTTATGAACGGCCGCAAAAGGGCCGTTTCCGCCAATTTCACCAACTCGATGCCGAAATCCTCGGCGCGGGTGAGCCGGGCGCGGATGTCGAACTGCTGGTGCTGGCCGACCAGTTGCTCAAGGAACTGGGCGTGTCGGACGGCGTGACGCTCAACCTCAATACGCTGGGCGACGGGCCGAGCCGTGACGCCTGGCGCGCGGCGCTCATCGCCCATTTCGAGGCGCACAGGGATCAACTGTCGGAAGAAAGCCTCGACCGGCTTCAGCGCAACCCGCTGCGCATCCTCGACAGCAAAGACCCGCGCGACCGCCCGGTCGCCGACAGCGCGCCCGACATCGACGCCTATCTGACCGACGAGGCGCGCAGCTTCTTCGAAAAGGTGACAAGCGGCCTCGATGCGGCGGGCGTGGCGTGGGAACGCAATGCCTGTCTGGTGCGCGGCCTCGATTATTATCGCCACACCGCGTTCGAGTTCATCACCGACCGTCTCGGCGCGCAGGGGACCGTGCTGGGCGGCGGGCGTTATGACGGGCTGATCGAAAATCTGGGCGGTCCTTCGACCCCGGCGGTCGGCTGGGCGGCGGGGATCGAGCGGCTGGCGATGTTGGTGGATGCGCCGGAGGTGCAGAAGATTGATGTGGCGGTCATTCCGATGGGTGATGCCGCCGAAGCGGTGGCGACTGGCATCGTTGCCAATTTGCGCAGGGCGGGCGTCGTGACCGACATGGGCTATCGCGGCAACATGAAGAAGCGGATGCAGCGCGCCAATGCGTCGGGCGCGCAAACCGCGATCATCATCGGCGACGATGAACTGGCGCAGGGTGAAGTGACCGTCCGCAATCTGATCGACGGATCGCAGGAGCGCTGCAAGATCGATGCGCTGGGCGACTATCCCCTGGTTGGTAAGGCCAGCTTTGTAGAAGGTCTGCTGAAGGGCTTTGACCCAACGAAGGCGACCGCCAACTAATGCACATTTCCGCCGAACGCATCGCGCAGATCGAGGCGCGCCGGGATGAGGTGCAGGCGTCGATGACGCGCGCCGATCTGGCCGCCGATGCGTTCGTCAAACTGTCCAAGGAATATGCCGAGATCGAGCCGGTCGCCAATGCCGCGCATGAACTGCGCCGGTTGCGGCAGGAACTGGCCGCGCTGGAGACGATGACCGGCGGCGAGGAAGCCGATCCCCTGATGCGTGAAATGGCGCAGGAGGAGATGCAGTTGCTCAAGAGCCAGTTGCCCGCCGCCGAACGCGCGCTGGCGCTGCAATTGCTGCCCCGCGACGCCGCCGACGCCCGGCCCGCCATGCTGGAAATCCGCGCCGGCACCGGCGGTGACGAAGCCGCGCTGTTCGTCGGCGACCTGTTCCGCATGTATCAGCGTTACGCCGATACGCAGGGCTGGAAGATGGAGATGCTGTCCGCCAACGCCTCCGAACAGGGTGGCTTCAAGGAAGTGGTGGCCAGCGTCAATGGCGCGGGCGTTTTCGCCAAGCTGAAGTTCGAAAGCGGCGTCCACCGCGTCCAGCGCGTCCCCGCGACCGAAAGCGGCGGGCGCATCCATACCAGCGCCGCGACCGTCGCGATTCTCCCCGAACCGGAGGAGGTCGACGTGCAGATTGCCGACAGCGACCTCAAGATCGACATCTACCGCGCGTCGGGCGCCGGCGGCCAGCATGTCAACACCACCGATAGCGCCGTGCGCATCACCCATTTGCCCAGCGGCCTGGTCGTCATCCAGCAGGACGAACGATCGCAGCACAAGAATAAGGCGAAGGCGATGCAGGTGCTGCGCGCGCGCCTCTATGAAGCCGAGCGGGAACGCGCGCATAGCGAACAGGCCGGCGCGCGCAAGGCGATGGTCGGATCGGGCGACCGCTCCGAACGCATCCGCACCTATAATTTCCCGCAAGGGCGCGTTACCGATCATCGCATCAACCTGACCCTGCATCGCCTGCCCGAAATCCTGGAAGGACCGGGCCTGTCCGAAGTGATCGACGCCCTGATTGCCGAGGATGAAGCGGCGCGGCTGGCGCAACTGGACGGGATGGGTTGAGCCCGACCATCGCCGATGGCGCTATGAGCCTTCCCGACGCCCTGCGCGCTGCAACTGTTCGGCTCGCTGTTTCCAGCGATACCGCGCGGCTCGACGCCGAACTGCTGATGGCCCATGCGCTGGGCCTGTCGCGCGCCGACATGCTGATGCGCCAGCGCGACCTGATCGTGCCGGCGGACTTCGCCGCGCTGCTCGATCGCCGCCTGTCGGGTGAGCCGATCGCCCATATCATTGGCAGTCGCGATTTCTGGACGATCAGCCTGGCGGTCACGCCCGACACGCTCATTCCCCGCCCTGACAGCGAAACGCTGATCGAGGCGGCGGTCGATCATTTCGTGGCGCGTGCGCCGATGCGCGTGCTGGACCTTGGCACTGGATCGGGCGCGCTGTTGCTGGCGGCGCTGGCGCAATGGCCGCAGGCGCGGGGGCTGGGCGTCGACGCCTCCGCCGCCGCGCTTGCCGTGGCGCAGGACAATGCGGTGCGGCTGGGTCTGTCCGATCGTGCGGAGTTTCGCCTGGGCGACTGGGCCGATGGCGTCGATGGCCCGTTCGACCTGCTGCTCATCAACCCGCCCTATATCGGCAGCGACGAGCCATTGTCGGGCGACGTGCTGCGCGAACCGGCCGGCGCGCTGTTCGCCGGGGTCGACGGGCTGGCGGATTATCGCCGCATCGCGCCCGATCTGCCGCGCCTGATCGCGCCGGGCGGCATGGCGGCGATCGAGATCGGCCATATGCAGGCAGCCAGCGTGTCTGCCCTGCTGGTCGGGCAGGGGCTGGCGGTGGCGGTAAGGCGCGATCTGGCGGGGCTTGACCGCTGCCTGATCGCGACCCTTGCGGACTGAGCAAGGCGCGATTTACCGAGGAGCAAGCGAAAATTGCTTGGTTTCTCGCGCGAAAGCCATTACATCAGCTTCAGAGACGGCTTCCTCTTGTGACCTGGTTGCACAGGACATTGATAGAAAAGGCCGTTTTCTCTGCTCCGAACAGTCATGACGGCGCTCGCTGCGCAGGCGCCGCTGGCAACTGGGGTTGGTCCAGGGCAAGGACCATGCCTGGCGGAGCCGTATCCGGTCCGATGGACGGACCCTGTGGGGATGGCGACTGAACAGTGTTTTCAGTGAGTTTTGGCATAGCGAACGCAAGGATCATGTCTTGATCAACAACCGGCAGGCCGGCCGCCGCAATCGCGGCCGGAACAATAATAATGGTCGTCCCAACGGCAACAACAATCGGGGCGGCGGTGACAATGGCAACCGCATCGACAACCGCTCGCGCGGCAACGCGGCCCAGCTTCTTGAGAAATACAAGAATATGGCCCGCGACGCGCAGATGGCGGGCGACCGGGTGAACGCCGAATATTATTTGCAGTTCGCCGACCATTATTTCCGCGTGCTGGCCGATAATCGCGCCCGTCAGGAGGAGCAGCAGCAGCGCTTCCGCCCGCGTGACGAGAGTTTCGACGAGGATGGCGACGATTTCGACACCGGCTATGACGGCGGCGACGATTTCCGTGGCGAACAGCCGGCCTATGACCGCACCCCGCGCGAACAGGCGCCGCGCGATCAGGACCGCCGTTCGGAAGAAGGCCGCGACAATCGTGATTCACGCGACAATCGTGAAGGTCGGGGCGACGGCCGCAACGATCATCGTGACGCGCGCGGTGAGGGCCGTGGCGAACGCGACAATCGCGGCCCGCGCGATGACGGCCGCAACAATCGTCGCGAACGCCCCCGGCGTGATCGCTTCGCCCAGCAGGAAATGGGTGTAGAGGGACCGACCGGCACCCCGGCCGAGGAACTGGCGCCTCAGCCCAAGGTTCAACCCAAGGCTCAGCCCCAGGCTGAAGCCCAGTCGCTGGTTTCAGCAGCGCCGGAAGCGGAGGTCGACGCGCCCCGTCCCCGCCGTGGCCGCCCGCGTAAGGCTGCTCCGGCCGAGGCCGCAGACTCCTTCGACGCGGCTGTGCTGCCGCCCTCGATCGCGCGCG from Sphingobium sp. CAP-1 includes the following:
- the ppa gene encoding inorganic diphosphatase, encoding MNIELIPVGDDPPNSLNVIIEVPVGGEPVKYEFDKASGALFVDRILHTPMRYPANYGFVPHTLSPDGDPLDALVIARSPFVPGSVVRARPIAVLNLEDEAGGDEKLVCVPDNKTFPYYSDVGEKDDLPGIVMEQIEHFFTHYKDLEKTKWVRIGTWGGADDAKRITLEAIDRYKASKKAA
- a CDS encoding M61 family metallopeptidase, which gives rise to MIRSLAAALCLSTGLSSAIASPLFAQDVIRSKPTALPVDNGAPAPKDIAYPGGTIRLEVDATDTSQRIFRVKETIPVAAAGPLTLLMPQWLPGNHAPRGQIEKLTGVTFTANGQNVAWKRDPLNVYAFQIDVPQGATEVVAQFQYLSATAGNQGRVVVTPKMLNIQWESVSLYPAGYYTRQIPIQPTVTYPAGWQAATALRGTRTGDKVAYETIDYEALQDSPVFAGRYFKPVDLGSNVTLNIVADDADELDFKPEQIAKHRKLVAEAGALFGAYHFNHYDFLLAITDEMGGIGLEHHRSSENQVEPGYFKKWDSGEALLDRNLLPHEFTHSWDGKFRRPDLLWTPDFNVPMQDNLLWVYEGQTQFWGYVLGARSGLFSKAETLDAYAQIAAKLDTAVGRQWRAMEDTTHDPIISARRPKGWASWQRSEDYYNEGLMIWLEADAIIAKATRGKKGLDDFAKAFFGIRPGDWGQVVYNRDDVIGTLNAIAPYDWAGFFQKYVDSPTRETPKGGFILGGYKLVYGDTPNAITKASETANKMVDQSFGLGAIVKNDGEITGVIWDSAAFKASLAVGSKILAVNGEEFSGDAWKAAISAKTPIQIILKQDKYYRTLTLDYSAGLRYPRLEKTGEGEGSLDRLLKPRI
- the hisS gene encoding histidine--tRNA ligase, whose translation is MAKIETPRPVRGTQDMLGGTAEAFQERFAHVVATFDRVRKLYGFQRVEVPVFESTAVFARSLGESTDVVSKEMYTFEDRGGDSITLRPEFTAGISRAYITEGWQQYAPLKVATHGPLFRYERPQKGRFRQFHQLDAEILGAGEPGADVELLVLADQLLKELGVSDGVTLNLNTLGDGPSRDAWRAALIAHFEAHRDQLSEESLDRLQRNPLRILDSKDPRDRPVADSAPDIDAYLTDEARSFFEKVTSGLDAAGVAWERNACLVRGLDYYRHTAFEFITDRLGAQGTVLGGGRYDGLIENLGGPSTPAVGWAAGIERLAMLVDAPEVQKIDVAVIPMGDAAEAVATGIVANLRRAGVVTDMGYRGNMKKRMQRANASGAQTAIIIGDDELAQGEVTVRNLIDGSQERCKIDALGDYPLVGKASFVEGLLKGFDPTKATAN
- the prfA gene encoding peptide chain release factor 1; translated protein: MHISAERIAQIEARRDEVQASMTRADLAADAFVKLSKEYAEIEPVANAAHELRRLRQELAALETMTGGEEADPLMREMAQEEMQLLKSQLPAAERALALQLLPRDAADARPAMLEIRAGTGGDEAALFVGDLFRMYQRYADTQGWKMEMLSANASEQGGFKEVVASVNGAGVFAKLKFESGVHRVQRVPATESGGRIHTSAATVAILPEPEEVDVQIADSDLKIDIYRASGAGGQHVNTTDSAVRITHLPSGLVVIQQDERSQHKNKAKAMQVLRARLYEAERERAHSEQAGARKAMVGSGDRSERIRTYNFPQGRVTDHRINLTLHRLPEILEGPGLSEVIDALIAEDEAARLAQLDGMG
- the prmC gene encoding peptide chain release factor N(5)-glutamine methyltransferase translates to MSLPDALRAATVRLAVSSDTARLDAELLMAHALGLSRADMLMRQRDLIVPADFAALLDRRLSGEPIAHIIGSRDFWTISLAVTPDTLIPRPDSETLIEAAVDHFVARAPMRVLDLGTGSGALLLAALAQWPQARGLGVDASAAALAVAQDNAVRLGLSDRAEFRLGDWADGVDGPFDLLLINPPYIGSDEPLSGDVLREPAGALFAGVDGLADYRRIAPDLPRLIAPGGMAAIEIGHMQAASVSALLVGQGLAVAVRRDLAGLDRCLIATLAD
- a CDS encoding DUF4167 domain-containing protein, with the protein product MINNRQAGRRNRGRNNNNGRPNGNNNRGGGDNGNRIDNRSRGNAAQLLEKYKNMARDAQMAGDRVNAEYYLQFADHYFRVLADNRARQEEQQQRFRPRDESFDEDGDDFDTGYDGGDDFRGEQPAYDRTPREQAPRDQDRRSEEGRDNRDSRDNREGRGDGRNDHRDARGEGRGERDNRGPRDDGRNNRRERPRRDRFAQQEMGVEGPTGTPAEELAPQPKVQPKAQPQAEAQSLVSAAPEAEVDAPRPRRGRPRKAAPAEAADSFDAAVLPPSIARADNDAEPAAAEEAPKKRTRRPRAAATTEAAE